A window from Sinanaerobacter sp. ZZT-01 encodes these proteins:
- a CDS encoding MerR family transcriptional regulator — protein MSIYFSTGQICEIFSIPKQTLLYYDKIGLIKPDHINEKNLYRYYSIEQFSYLYLILALKTSGIELQQIKSYLNKHSTEQTFQLLSSQIQTLDTQIKKLQSAQNTFDQILNQIKYGFSYNEEKPYKYCYFEEIYLYALTIDDSDVTNDFSLTFSKLMHPFTDDPASRKWQYGWIVSLKPSGEFKNRELFLELDKPIDSPNLIIRPAGEYLSTFHKGSYDTLADTREKLLEYASEHSMTILGYLYERQLINKFITDDEHEFITEISIAVE, from the coding sequence ATGAGTATTTATTTTTCTACCGGACAAATTTGTGAAATATTCAGCATTCCAAAGCAAACACTGCTCTATTACGATAAAATCGGCTTAATAAAGCCCGATCATATTAATGAAAAAAATTTATACCGCTATTATTCTATTGAACAATTTTCTTATTTATATCTGATTCTCGCTTTAAAAACCAGCGGTATTGAATTGCAGCAAATCAAATCCTATTTAAACAAACATTCGACTGAGCAGACGTTTCAGTTACTAAGTTCACAAATACAGACTTTAGATACGCAGATAAAAAAACTTCAATCTGCACAAAATACATTCGATCAAATTCTGAATCAAATAAAATATGGCTTTTCTTACAATGAAGAAAAACCATATAAATATTGCTATTTTGAAGAAATTTATCTCTATGCTCTAACGATTGATGATTCAGATGTAACAAATGATTTTTCGCTCACTTTTTCAAAATTGATGCATCCGTTTACCGATGATCCAGCTTCGAGAAAATGGCAGTATGGATGGATTGTTTCTTTGAAACCTTCCGGTGAATTTAAAAATAGAGAGCTTTTTTTGGAGCTGGATAAACCAATTGATTCTCCAAACCTCATTATACGCCCCGCCGGAGAATATTTGTCTACCTTCCATAAAGGCTCATACGATACGCTTGCTGATACAAGAGAAAAACTTTTAGAATATGCTTCGGAACATTCTATGACCATCCTTGGCTATCTGTATGAACGACAGCTGATTAATAAATTTATTACAGATGATGAGCATGAGTTTATTACTGAGATTTCCATTGCTGTGGAGTGA
- a CDS encoding class I SAM-dependent methyltransferase — protein MRKRIRNYWENEAYFYCGTLPEDKAYEKIISQLVQVILSEYNSFDCQLDILELGSGTGFLLQGLSKTNHNVLGVDISKNMVDISKNRVQKSGGTARIIQMDAESLLFEDNSFDILIGDNLLWTLEFPEKSYAEWYRVLKPSGKIFIIDANWNLWRFDPKLKKEYQEYQNYLIKKYNRGTHLYCNTGEGEKIDQDLFLSNKKRPEWDINVMKKIGYRNIKTYLDVSDLVWDDLTLEFNKKTLPFMVCGEK, from the coding sequence ATGAGAAAGCGGATCAGAAACTACTGGGAAAACGAAGCCTATTTTTATTGTGGAACACTGCCTGAAGATAAAGCTTATGAAAAAATAATAAGCCAATTGGTACAAGTGATTTTAAGTGAGTACAATTCCTTTGACTGCCAATTAGATATTTTAGAGCTGGGAAGCGGAACCGGCTTTTTATTACAGGGTTTATCAAAAACAAATCATAATGTTCTGGGCGTGGATATCTCGAAAAACATGGTGGACATATCTAAAAATCGCGTTCAAAAATCAGGAGGAACAGCAAGAATTATTCAAATGGATGCAGAATCTTTATTGTTTGAAGACAATTCGTTTGATATTTTAATTGGTGATAACTTGTTATGGACCTTGGAGTTTCCGGAAAAATCTTATGCGGAATGGTATCGGGTTCTAAAGCCTAGCGGAAAAATTTTTATCATTGATGCGAATTGGAATCTATGGAGATTTGATCCAAAATTGAAAAAAGAATATCAGGAATATCAGAACTATTTGATAAAAAAATACAATAGAGGAACGCATCTATACTGCAATACGGGAGAAGGCGAAAAAATAGATCAGGATCTTTTTTTAAGTAATAAAAAAAGACCGGAATGGGATATTAACGTCATGAAAAAAATCGGATATAGAAATATTAAAACCTATTTAGATGTTTCTGATTTGGTTTGGGATGATTTAACGCTAGAGTTTAATAAAAAAACACTGCCATTTATGGTTTGTGGAGAAAAATAA
- a CDS encoding class I SAM-dependent methyltransferase, which yields MDINQRIKNYWEGEASVYSSGIEDELKGFQREEWKKLILENKPSYAEETSVLDILDIGTGPGFFPIVLTEAGHRVTGIDITENMIAYADKNLKKEGFCARLITMDSQELEFQDNTFDMAVCRNLTWTIDDPVKAYKEWYRVLKPGGKLLIFDACWYLHLFDEELRKKYEENERRIKEKYLRGVHQHRDPEEGDALGRSLFMSDKKRPQWDLQALVETGFSKVFSTIDVSERVWDEIGKELNGVTPQFMVGGEK from the coding sequence ATGGATATCAACCAAAGAATTAAAAATTACTGGGAAGGCGAAGCAAGTGTTTACAGCAGTGGAATTGAAGATGAATTAAAAGGATTCCAGAGGGAGGAATGGAAAAAACTTATTTTAGAAAATAAACCATCTTATGCAGAAGAAACTTCTGTTCTTGATATTTTAGATATTGGAACCGGACCGGGTTTCTTCCCTATTGTATTGACGGAAGCAGGCCATCGTGTGACTGGTATTGACATTACGGAAAATATGATTGCATATGCCGATAAAAACCTGAAAAAAGAAGGATTTTGTGCACGTTTAATTACAATGGACAGCCAGGAATTAGAATTTCAAGATAATACATTTGATATGGCCGTTTGCCGAAACCTTACATGGACAATCGATGATCCTGTAAAAGCATATAAAGAGTGGTATCGTGTTTTAAAACCCGGCGGGAAGCTATTAATCTTTGATGCATGCTGGTATCTGCATTTATTTGATGAAGAGCTGCGAAAAAAGTATGAAGAAAATGAAAGACGTATTAAAGAAAAATACCTGAGAGGAGTTCATCAACATAGAGATCCGGAAGAAGGGGATGCGCTGGGCAGAAGCTTGTTTATGAGTGATAAAAAAAGACCGCAATGGGATTTGCAGGCTTTAGTTGAAACTGGCTTTTCTAAAGTCTTTTCAACCATTGATGTTTCAGAACGCGTATGGGATGAGATTGGAAAAGAGTTAAATGGAGTCACACCTCAATTCATGGTAGGCGGAGAAAAATAA
- a CDS encoding ABC transporter ATP-binding protein — MGSYMRLLFFLKDLKKEVTIKILIGLGIIAMSFLQAFMIARGITSAFNEDSMKTVMLYLSVCLVAILIRAFLLRYQEGYAKQMAAKVKTKIRNMILDKIIDLGPGYLNEVKSGNIQSLLTDGVEAFEVFLVSYIPQIAIVFLSVLASVVYLSILDVYVGLLVILMTILSIVVPHFFMPAVSKLMITYWRKYADLNAAYVDSMQGMETLKAFHASKRIGKQMAKDAKDFSEESIKNTGMSLADSAAIILFISIGTSMSVALSVYHTAVGEISYASLLIILFLIGECMKPLADLNTYWHGSYLGFSVAEQLYELMDQSTALTEESGDITEGINEKPMIQIHDLDFRYKKDLKLVLNKVHIKIDGGKTVAIVGKSGSGKSTLVNLLLRFYDLSEGTILINGKNIKEYSLEYLREKIAVVFQDTYLFYGTVAENLKMSNEKASMDEVINAAKAANAHEFIMDLPNGYDTIVGERGATLSGGERQRISIARAILKNAPILILDEATSSVDIKNEELIQSALENLTKNRTTIIIAHRFSTIEHADEIVVMEQGKVVESGTHFELIQNNGTYKQLVQAQEAG, encoded by the coding sequence ATGGGTTCATATATGAGATTGCTTTTCTTTTTAAAAGATTTAAAAAAAGAAGTAACTATAAAAATATTAATCGGATTAGGCATTATTGCAATGAGTTTTTTGCAAGCTTTTATGATAGCGAGAGGGATTACCTCCGCCTTTAACGAAGATTCGATGAAAACGGTCATGCTTTATCTCTCAGTATGCCTTGTTGCCATTTTAATCCGTGCATTCCTATTGCGTTATCAGGAGGGATACGCAAAGCAAATGGCAGCGAAAGTAAAGACGAAGATTCGAAATATGATCCTGGATAAAATCATTGACTTGGGCCCGGGGTATTTGAATGAGGTTAAGAGTGGCAATATACAGTCGCTTTTAACGGATGGAGTTGAAGCATTTGAGGTTTTTTTGGTCTCTTATATACCGCAGATTGCAATCGTCTTTCTATCTGTTTTGGCATCGGTGGTATATCTATCCATATTAGATGTCTATGTGGGACTGCTTGTGATCCTGATGACCATTTTATCGATTGTTGTGCCGCATTTTTTTATGCCTGCGGTATCCAAGTTGATGATTACATATTGGAGAAAGTATGCAGATTTAAATGCAGCGTATGTCGATTCCATGCAGGGAATGGAGACGTTAAAAGCATTTCATGCAAGTAAGCGTATCGGAAAGCAGATGGCGAAAGATGCTAAGGACTTTTCGGAAGAATCTATAAAAAACACAGGAATGTCTTTGGCAGATTCAGCGGCAATCATTCTTTTTATAAGCATAGGCACCTCTATGTCAGTTGCATTGTCGGTATATCATACGGCAGTGGGAGAAATATCCTATGCCAGCCTTCTGATTATTTTATTTCTGATAGGAGAATGCATGAAACCGCTAGCAGACTTAAATACATATTGGCATGGCAGTTATTTGGGTTTTTCGGTTGCAGAGCAGCTATATGAATTGATGGATCAAAGTACAGCATTGACAGAAGAGTCAGGTGATATCACAGAAGGAATTAATGAAAAACCTATGATTCAAATTCATGATCTGGATTTCAGGTACAAAAAAGATTTAAAGCTTGTACTAAATAAGGTTCATATAAAGATTGACGGAGGAAAGACAGTGGCAATTGTCGGTAAATCTGGATCTGGTAAATCTACTTTGGTGAATTTACTTTTAAGATTTTATGACCTCTCAGAAGGAACGATTTTGATTAATGGGAAAAACATCAAAGAGTATTCTTTAGAATATTTAAGAGAGAAAATTGCAGTAGTATTTCAAGATACCTATTTGTTTTATGGAACAGTTGCTGAAAACTTAAAGATGTCAAATGAGAAGGCTTCAATGGATGAAGTTATAAATGCAGCAAAGGCTGCAAATGCACATGAATTCATTATGGATCTTCCGAATGGCTATGATACGATTGTTGGAGAACGGGGGGCTACGCTCTCCGGAGGAGAACGGCAAAGAATTTCCATTGCAAGAGCAATTTTAAAGAATGCACCAATTCTTATTTTAGATGAAGCCACTTCCAGTGTAGACATTAAAAACGAGGAACTCATTCAAAGTGCACTGGAGAATTTAACGAAGAATCGGACGACAATTATCATTGCACATAGGTTTTCAACCATCGAGCATGCAGATGAGATTGTGGTTATGGAACAAGGAAAAGTTGTTGAATCTGGAACGCACTTCGAACTCATTCAGAACAACGGTACTTATAAGCAGCTGGTACAGGCGCAGGAAGCGGGGTGA
- a CDS encoding ABC transporter ATP-binding protein: MQTDHKEQYRLKNVFYLSKHLKPYAARMLGAIVTGILNHIFTIGISCTCAYMVGLVLENKLDGRMNLLIAILLGLVLGKVAAYFGEMWLAHDVAFKVLSDFRIKLYDAIEKVSPALLLNKRLGQIASILMSDVELLEWFFAHSFGSIVVAFVVPAILLIFLGSFHIMLPLIMLLFIGVLIWVPLSMKEKADQKGQEVRAELGEANAVIVEGVQGIKELLTLNYVDRYKKKNMKYMHKMYTSQLEYGKRLGTEGALLQVVVGIAMICVTAYSALLVFDGNLVFEWFTVVVMLSGIAFNPIIEICNTARNFGLIFAAANRVFLILNTEPVVEDCGKETDISQLNKEILFSDVSFRYKKTLPLAVENISFSVNPGETVALVGASGAGKSTCIRLLLRQWDIESGSIKIGGLDIRNMALGNLQDLISVVFQDVYLFHKSIRENIRLGKPDASDEEVEKAAKAALAHSFIIEMKNGYDTLAGEKGAQLSGGQRQRIAIARAILKGSSILIMDEAVSNLDTENERLIEEAIKENCKDYTKLIVAHRLSTILSADKLIVFEKGRIAQVGNHEKLIREEGVYRNLVKAQFE; this comes from the coding sequence ATGCAGACAGATCACAAAGAGCAATATCGTTTAAAGAATGTATTTTATTTATCGAAGCATTTAAAACCATATGCTGCTCGTATGCTCGGAGCGATTGTAACAGGGATTCTTAATCATATTTTTACAATTGGAATTTCATGTACCTGTGCATATATGGTTGGATTGGTGCTTGAAAATAAGCTGGATGGACGAATGAACCTTCTCATTGCCATTCTTCTCGGATTGGTTTTAGGCAAGGTGGCGGCTTATTTTGGCGAAATGTGGCTTGCACACGATGTGGCATTTAAAGTGCTTTCTGATTTTCGTATTAAACTTTACGATGCCATTGAAAAGGTGTCTCCGGCATTGCTTTTAAACAAAAGACTTGGACAGATTGCTTCGATATTAATGAGCGACGTAGAGTTATTAGAATGGTTTTTTGCACATTCCTTTGGCAGTATTGTAGTTGCCTTCGTTGTGCCTGCAATCTTGTTGATTTTTCTAGGGAGCTTTCATATAATGCTTCCCCTGATCATGCTTTTATTTATAGGGGTTCTCATATGGGTACCGCTTTCAATGAAAGAAAAAGCAGATCAAAAAGGACAAGAAGTAAGAGCAGAGCTTGGAGAGGCAAATGCTGTAATTGTTGAAGGGGTTCAGGGAATTAAAGAGCTTCTTACATTGAACTATGTGGATAGATACAAGAAGAAAAATATGAAATATATGCATAAGATGTATACAAGCCAGTTGGAATATGGAAAGCGGCTTGGAACGGAAGGCGCACTGCTTCAAGTAGTTGTTGGTATTGCGATGATTTGTGTTACCGCATATTCTGCCCTTCTTGTATTCGATGGGAATTTAGTATTTGAATGGTTTACGGTAGTCGTTATGCTGTCAGGAATTGCATTCAATCCGATCATTGAGATCTGTAATACCGCAAGAAATTTTGGACTGATTTTTGCAGCGGCAAATCGTGTATTTTTAATTTTAAATACAGAACCTGTAGTTGAGGATTGCGGTAAGGAGACAGATATATCTCAATTGAATAAAGAGATTTTATTTTCTGATGTAAGCTTTCGTTACAAAAAAACACTGCCACTGGCCGTGGAGAATATTTCGTTTTCAGTAAATCCAGGAGAAACAGTTGCTTTAGTAGGGGCTTCCGGAGCAGGAAAATCTACCTGTATTCGTTTGCTTCTCAGGCAGTGGGACATAGAAAGCGGAAGCATTAAAATAGGCGGACTGGATATTAGGAACATGGCTTTAGGTAACCTGCAGGATCTCATTTCAGTTGTTTTTCAAGATGTGTATTTATTTCATAAAAGCATAAGAGAAAATATACGATTAGGAAAACCAGACGCATCGGATGAAGAAGTAGAAAAAGCAGCAAAAGCGGCATTGGCGCATTCCTTTATCATAGAAATGAAAAACGGATATGATACATTAGCCGGTGAAAAAGGTGCTCAGTTGTCCGGAGGACAAAGACAAAGAATTGCGATAGCCAGAGCAATCTTAAAAGGTTCGTCTATTCTAATTATGGATGAAGCTGTTTCTAATTTGGATACAGAAAATGAAAGGCTGATTGAAGAAGCAATTAAGGAAAACTGTAAAGACTACACCAAATTAATTGTAGCGCACCGTCTCTCCACGATCCTGTCTGCGGACAAGCTTATTGTATTCGAAAAAGGGAGAATTGCTCAGGTTGGAAACCATGAAAAGCTCATAAGAGAAGAAGGTGTATACCGGAACCTTGTAAAAGCACAATTCGAATAA
- a CDS encoding ABC transporter permease, with protein MYQFILKRILFLVPVLFIVSVLTFSLSFLGAGDAARILAEKEYVRPTIANIELTRVKYGLDKPAVEQYFHWLKKVCTGDFGNSYKTNKPVLKEFVHYFPNTLKLSFEALLIVIVIAIPFGMLSALKPGGVIDTVGKIITFFSVSMPSFWVGLMLLYILGAKLKVIQILGGDGMFIAAFTMAFGMLGMNIRLMKEGMSSVLDKGYMKAAKAKGISSLNLYGKHALKNAILPVVTKFGMIFGGFLSGASIIESIFSITGIGKYALEAVVSKDVPVIQCYVMVMAAIVVLVNLAVDILYSFLDPRIRLS; from the coding sequence ATGTATCAATTTATATTAAAAAGAATCTTATTTTTAGTGCCAGTCTTATTCATTGTATCGGTGCTGACTTTTTCTCTGAGCTTTTTAGGCGCTGGAGATGCAGCTAGAATTTTAGCAGAAAAAGAATACGTGCGGCCAACGATAGCGAATATCGAGCTTACTCGAGTAAAATATGGGCTGGATAAACCTGCGGTCGAGCAATATTTTCATTGGCTAAAAAAAGTATGTACGGGTGACTTTGGGAATTCGTATAAAACGAACAAACCTGTTTTAAAAGAATTTGTTCATTACTTTCCCAATACTTTAAAATTGTCATTCGAGGCACTGCTTATTGTGATTGTAATCGCGATTCCTTTCGGAATGCTCTCAGCATTAAAACCGGGTGGCGTGATTGACACGGTAGGTAAAATCATTACTTTTTTTTCTGTCTCGATGCCATCTTTTTGGGTGGGCCTTATGCTCTTATATATACTGGGAGCAAAATTAAAAGTCATTCAAATTTTAGGCGGTGACGGAATGTTTATTGCAGCATTTACGATGGCGTTTGGAATGTTGGGAATGAACATTCGGCTTATGAAAGAAGGTATGAGCTCTGTATTAGACAAAGGCTACATGAAAGCGGCGAAGGCAAAAGGTATTTCTTCTTTGAATTTGTATGGAAAACATGCATTAAAGAATGCGATTCTGCCGGTTGTAACAAAGTTCGGAATGATATTTGGAGGCTTTTTAAGTGGAGCATCTATTATTGAATCAATTTTTTCAATAACAGGAATCGGGAAGTATGCATTGGAAGCAGTAGTGAGCAAGGATGTTCCTGTCATTCAGTGTTATGTCATGGTCATGGCGGCTATTGTTGTATTAGTCAATCTAGCGGTTGATATCTTATATTCCTTCCTAGACCCTAGAATCAGGCTTTCATAA
- the nikC gene encoding nickel transporter permease yields the protein MLKKLLKQKKAIFGFAIVIFFIMLAAFAPEIAPNDPYEINVANKLQAPSMHYWLGTDNLGRCIVSRIIYGARASLLYSCTVLLVTLVISIPIGLFAGYAGGKTDDFIMRAIDVILAIPSFMLALAVAGTLGASAGNMILAMSFVWWAGYARLIRGMTLKIRQEDFIMAAKSSGCLHSQIIIKHILKNLAAPIITLAALELGSIILAIASFSFIGLGAQPPTPEWGVMISDSKDYIQTQPQLMIYPGMAIVIVVMGFNMLGEGLKNALGREFYG from the coding sequence TTGCTGAAGAAATTACTAAAACAAAAAAAAGCTATTTTTGGCTTTGCTATCGTTATCTTTTTCATTATGTTAGCTGCATTTGCACCGGAGATTGCGCCGAACGATCCTTATGAAATCAATGTTGCGAATAAGCTTCAAGCGCCAAGTATGCACTATTGGCTGGGAACAGATAATTTGGGAAGATGCATTGTTTCAAGAATCATATATGGGGCAAGAGCTTCCCTTTTATATAGCTGTACAGTGCTGCTTGTAACGCTGGTGATTAGTATACCGATTGGACTTTTTGCAGGCTATGCAGGTGGTAAAACAGACGATTTCATCATGAGGGCAATTGATGTCATCCTTGCGATTCCAAGCTTTATGCTTGCGTTGGCCGTAGCAGGAACACTTGGTGCCAGTGCTGGAAATATGATTCTTGCGATGTCTTTTGTATGGTGGGCTGGTTACGCCAGACTGATCCGTGGTATGACTTTAAAAATAAGGCAAGAAGATTTTATTATGGCTGCAAAGTCATCAGGCTGTTTGCATTCACAAATTATTATAAAACATATATTAAAAAACCTGGCAGCACCAATTATCACACTAGCAGCTTTGGAACTGGGTTCCATTATCCTTGCAATTGCAAGTTTTTCCTTCATTGGGCTGGGGGCGCAGCCGCCGACACCGGAATGGGGTGTCATGATCAGTGACAGTAAAGATTACATTCAAACACAACCGCAGCTTATGATTTATCCCGGAATGGCAATTGTTATAGTTGTCATGGGATTTAATATGTTAGGAGAAGGGCTAAAAAATGCGTTGGGAAGAGAATTCTATGGATAA
- a CDS encoding ABC transporter ATP-binding protein, whose amino-acid sequence MDKEAVLRLKNLEVSLNEQKIVQGLDLSVHSGRITALVGESGCGKTTASLAVMGLLSKKAKINWDIFELDGEPLKTVDKKKWNRIRGNQISMIFQDSLDSLDPVFKLENQIIEGILAHKNISKKEAYRIGMEQLQLLQFDNPEAIMKSYPSELSGGMCQRVMIAIAVLMQPKLLIADEPTTALDVTLQAEILKQIYHLSRNSDMGVLFITHDLGVVAEIADDVYIMKNGKIIEAGTTKKIFERPENAYTKMLLKAMV is encoded by the coding sequence ATGGATAAGGAAGCAGTGCTCAGGCTTAAGAACTTGGAAGTAAGCTTAAACGAACAGAAAATTGTGCAAGGCCTTGATTTAAGTGTACATAGCGGTAGGATTACTGCTTTAGTTGGAGAAAGCGGGTGTGGCAAAACGACTGCGTCTCTGGCAGTCATGGGACTTTTGAGCAAAAAGGCCAAAATCAATTGGGATATCTTCGAACTGGATGGAGAGCCGCTGAAGACGGTAGATAAAAAAAAATGGAACCGGATAAGGGGGAATCAAATCAGCATGATTTTTCAAGATTCTCTTGATTCCCTTGATCCTGTATTTAAGTTAGAAAATCAAATAATAGAAGGAATTTTGGCACACAAGAATATTTCTAAGAAAGAAGCTTATCGAATTGGTATGGAACAGCTGCAACTCCTTCAATTTGATAACCCAGAGGCGATTATGAAGAGCTACCCTTCTGAGTTAAGCGGAGGAATGTGTCAGAGAGTAATGATTGCAATTGCGGTGCTCATGCAGCCAAAACTATTGATTGCAGATGAACCGACTACTGCATTGGATGTCACCTTACAGGCTGAAATATTAAAGCAAATTTATCATTTAAGCCGTAATTCTGATATGGGAGTACTGTTTATTACACATGATTTAGGTGTTGTTGCTGAGATTGCAGATGATGTGTATATCATGAAAAATGGAAAAATTATTGAGGCAGGTACTACAAAAAAAATATTTGAACGGCCGGAGAATGCGTATACTAAAATGCTTCTGAAAGCTATGGTTTAG
- a CDS encoding ABC transporter ATP-binding protein has product MPDLIEIQNVSKQFRTSRVLSKNKDTLAVNEVNLKISQGKSLGLIGESGSGKTTLGRMICALETVSKGEIYFKGNNITNLNLRKMKAYRKNIQMIFQNSSTIFDASYTVYESLKEVILNNEKVSKKNCDEKIIRILNQVGLREAHKNRYPYQLSGGEKQRVNIARALVINPEFVACDEPVSSLDFSVRKQILDLLNKLKKEMGLTYLFITHDLSTVKYVCDHVAVMYRGKIVELIDEVEHLAETVRHPYTKLLMNCIPTADPSNRKICIDQDEAICFCMSDRTQSGCAFLDRCPCRKEICFEKEPDLKSIHSGHMVACHMINDKMEGERKL; this is encoded by the coding sequence ATGCCCGATCTGATCGAAATACAAAATGTCAGTAAACAGTTTCGTACAAGTCGAGTTTTATCAAAAAATAAGGATACTTTGGCTGTCAATGAGGTGAATCTTAAAATCTCACAGGGGAAATCTCTTGGGCTAATCGGCGAGAGCGGAAGCGGAAAAACGACATTAGGAAGAATGATATGTGCATTGGAAACGGTAAGCAAAGGTGAAATATATTTCAAAGGAAACAATATAACCAATTTGAATTTGAGGAAAATGAAGGCTTACAGAAAAAACATACAAATGATTTTTCAAAATAGCAGCACGATATTTGATGCTTCTTACACCGTATATGAGAGTTTAAAAGAAGTTATTTTAAATAATGAAAAGGTATCAAAGAAAAACTGTGATGAAAAAATTATTCGTATATTGAACCAGGTAGGATTGAGGGAAGCGCATAAAAACAGGTACCCGTATCAGCTTTCCGGAGGTGAAAAGCAAAGAGTAAATATTGCGAGAGCACTTGTCATAAACCCGGAATTTGTTGCATGTGACGAGCCGGTTTCAAGTTTGGACTTTTCTGTTCGAAAACAGATTTTAGATTTGCTGAATAAACTGAAAAAAGAGATGGGCCTGACATATCTTTTTATAACACATGATTTATCTACAGTGAAATATGTATGCGATCACGTTGCAGTGATGTATCGTGGGAAAATAGTAGAATTGATTGATGAGGTAGAACATCTGGCTGAGACAGTGAGGCATCCCTATACAAAATTATTAATGAATTGCATTCCTACGGCAGATCCATCCAATCGAAAAATTTGTATAGATCAGGATGAAGCTATTTGCTTTTGCATGAGTGATAGAACCCAAAGCGGCTGTGCTTTCTTAGATCGGTGTCCGTGTCGGAAGGAAATTTGCTTTGAGAAAGAACCGGATTTAAAATCGATTCATTCAGGCCATATGGTGGCTTGCCATATGATAAATGATAAAATGGAAGGAGAAAGAAAACTATGA